A portion of the Prinia subflava isolate CZ2003 ecotype Zambia chromosome 35, Cam_Psub_1.2, whole genome shotgun sequence genome contains these proteins:
- the LOC134563274 gene encoding keratinocyte proline-rich protein-like: MLHQKGSSDHDLCQHPSGCDHKGWTWPGPSGQCRDSPGTCPDPGSLSHDTEGSCQSPPRGCPTPPCPAPPSCKPRRRVEVSPVPPVCPPPVKIHRRPLEQHRPRPPCPEPEPCGKPRRRVEQRPEHDEEPPVVLQPLPLQHRCPRPVPCCPRPVPCCPRPVPCCPRPARRCRPAAPLPPQQHKQVTLVPLCVKS, from the coding sequence ATGCTCCACCAGAAAGGCTCCAGCGACCACGACCTGTGCCAGCACCCCTCGGGCTGCGACCACAAGGGCTGGACATGGCCCGGCCCCTCCGGGCAGTGCCGCGACAGCCCCGGGACGTGCCCGGACCCCGGCAGCCTCAGCCACGACACTGAGGGCTCCTGCCAGAGCCCACCCCGGGGCTGTCCGACCCCTCCGTGCCCTGCCCCGCCGAGCTGCAAGCCCCGGCGGCGGGTGGAGGTGAGCCCGGTGCCCCCCGTGTGCCCCCCGCCCGTGAAGATCCACCGGCGGCCTCTGGAGCAGCACCGCCCGCGCCCGCCGTGCCCGGAGCCCGAGCCCTGCGGGAAGCCCCGGCGCAGAGTGGAGCAGCGCCCCGAGCACGACGAGGAGCCCCCGGTGGTTCTGCAACCCCTACCGCTGCAGCATCGCTGCCCCCGGCCCGTGCCCTGCTGCCCCCGGCCCGTGCCCTGCTGCCCCCGGCCCGTGCCCtgctgcccccggcccgcccggcgctgccgccccgctgcccccctgcccccgcAGCAGCACAAGCAGGTCACCCTGGTGCCTCTCTGCGTGAAGAGCTGA
- the LOC134563331 gene encoding keratin-associated protein 4-5-like codes for MPNGCCGGSSGNNCCTVCCYSSPKCCKRPMCCSPMQCCSPCCSPCCMPMQSCCMPMTCCYTMSSNNNNSGCCGCGGGNNGGCCGN; via the coding sequence ATGCCCAACGGATGCTGCGGCGGCAGTAGCGGCAACAACTGCTGCACCGTGTGCTGCTACAGCAGCCCCAAGTGCTGCAAGAGGCCCATGTGCTGCAGCCccatgcagtgctgcagcccctgctgcagcccctgctgcatGCCCATGCAGTCCTGCTGCATGCCCATGACCTGCTGCTACACCATgagcagcaacaacaacaacagcgGCTGCTGCGGCTGCGGCGGCGGCAACAACGGCGGCTGCTGCGGCAACTGA